A genomic stretch from Sphingobacterium sp. ML3W includes:
- a CDS encoding glycosyltransferase family 1 protein produces MPTFKIPVNDDYCLAIPQLIKKKLELALDEFAPDIIHIATPSLLGFFALNYAKRRNIPVLTIYHTHFISYIAYYFKNILPLVKPTEQWMKRAMNNFYNKCDIVYVPTKSILTELQQIGLEQDGLKLWQRGIDTQLFTPQKKNSSYIQQLTKNDKPTVLFVSRIVWEKNIKALIDIYQQIQAQQLGYNFIVVGEGTAKVTAMQEMPNAIFLGKKTHQELAVLYASADVFVFPSVSETYGNVVVEALASGLPCVIADGGGSASLIQHGVTGFKCQPENAAGYVYYLKKILSDKMLRKNLINAGLSYAGQLDWTRLSQQYFNDIELLADKTQDADLAWAN; encoded by the coding sequence GTGCCTACATTTAAAATACCTGTCAATGATGATTATTGTCTGGCTATTCCGCAGCTCATCAAAAAAAAGCTCGAACTGGCTTTGGATGAATTCGCACCGGACATCATTCATATCGCAACCCCATCTCTCCTCGGTTTTTTTGCATTAAATTATGCCAAACGTAGAAATATACCCGTATTAACGATCTACCACACACACTTTATATCCTATATAGCCTACTATTTCAAAAATATCCTCCCTCTGGTCAAACCCACCGAACAATGGATGAAACGGGCGATGAACAATTTTTATAACAAATGTGATATTGTCTATGTTCCCACCAAATCTATCCTAACCGAGCTCCAACAAATTGGGCTTGAACAGGACGGCTTAAAACTCTGGCAAAGGGGCATTGATACGCAATTATTTACACCCCAAAAAAAGAATAGCAGTTATATTCAACAACTGACTAAAAATGACAAACCAACGGTATTATTCGTTAGTCGGATCGTTTGGGAGAAAAATATCAAAGCCCTAATTGACATCTATCAGCAGATACAAGCCCAACAACTGGGCTACAATTTTATAGTTGTAGGGGAAGGAACAGCCAAAGTAACGGCAATGCAAGAAATGCCTAATGCTATTTTTCTGGGGAAAAAGACACATCAGGAACTTGCAGTGCTGTATGCATCAGCAGATGTTTTTGTTTTTCCTTCAGTTTCAGAAACCTATGGCAACGTTGTAGTCGAAGCATTGGCATCGGGCCTTCCATGTGTGATTGCTGATGGTGGTGGTTCAGCATCGCTTATTCAACATGGGGTAACCGGGTTTAAATGTCAGCCTGAAAATGCAGCTGGATATGTCTATTATTTAAAGAAAATTCTCTCTGACAAAATGCTAAGAAAAAACCTGATTAACGCCGGACTTTCCTATGCAGGCCAATTAGATTGGACACGACTATCCCAACAGTACTTTAATGACATTGAATTACTTGCTGACAAAACGCAAGACGCAGACCTCGCATGGGCAAATTAA
- a CDS encoding endonuclease/exonuclease/phosphatase family protein, producing MLLDLLFERNTRLKGLRKVLILSVCASAGIMLGFKLKPKEVRPMNMVYVDMPDVSEGKLNLLTYNIAGLPELISSAVTERAPSITSIGELVNPFDIVNVQEDFNYNKFLYSKNRHSYRTENMGGVPFGDGLSTLSKYPIQYFERVRWDACNGADCLTPKGFSYARIQLAKEAFIDVYNVHATAQDDPGAAIARQKNLNQLKNYIQKNSAGQPLLIMGDFNAHYAYALDNIVSFQGELDLVDAWVNLKNSGKIPQSEQNFVAPAALELTDDCEGIDKIYYRNNDQMIFEAKNYQVQKKLFKNREGQDLSDHCAVSLQLGWHLIKPSVQ from the coding sequence ATGTTGTTAGATTTATTGTTCGAAAGGAACACTAGACTTAAAGGTCTTCGTAAAGTTCTTATTTTATCTGTTTGTGCTTCTGCAGGCATCATGTTGGGATTCAAATTGAAACCCAAAGAAGTTAGACCAATGAACATGGTATATGTCGATATGCCTGATGTCAGCGAGGGAAAGCTTAACTTATTAACTTATAATATTGCTGGTCTTCCAGAGTTAATTTCAAGTGCTGTAACGGAAAGAGCTCCGAGCATTACATCCATTGGCGAATTGGTGAATCCTTTTGATATTGTGAATGTACAAGAGGATTTCAACTACAATAAATTTTTGTACAGCAAGAATAGACATAGCTATCGAACGGAAAATATGGGCGGTGTACCTTTTGGTGATGGATTGAGCACGTTGTCGAAATATCCGATCCAATACTTTGAGCGGGTAAGGTGGGACGCTTGTAATGGGGCGGATTGTTTAACTCCCAAAGGCTTTTCCTATGCACGTATTCAATTGGCAAAAGAGGCTTTTATTGATGTTTACAATGTACATGCAACAGCCCAGGATGATCCTGGTGCGGCAATAGCGCGTCAGAAGAACTTGAATCAATTGAAGAACTATATTCAAAAGAACTCCGCAGGACAACCTTTGTTAATCATGGGTGATTTTAACGCTCATTATGCGTACGCATTGGATAATATTGTTTCTTTTCAAGGAGAATTAGACTTGGTAGATGCATGGGTAAATTTGAAAAATAGTGGTAAAATACCTCAGAGTGAGCAAAACTTTGTCGCCCCGGCCGCATTGGAGTTAACAGATGACTGTGAGGGCATTGATAAGATCTATTACCGTAATAATGATCAGATGATATTTGAAGCAAAGAACTATCAGGTTCAAAAGAAACTTTTTAAAAATAGGGAGGGACAGGATCTGTCTGACCATTGTGCGGTATCGCTACAATTGGGGTGGCATCTGATAAAACCTTCAGTTCAATAG
- a CDS encoding glycosyltransferase family 4 protein gives MFPSEIEILFISHKYPPAVGGMEKQSFELINNAALYLKVHTIVYDNEESILTFFFRLNQRILSKIKDNPGIRLLHFNDGLIAALASFHKGYDHLKKVVTLHGLDIVFPFPYFQRKVIPRFNTFDQVIAVSQATAEAAQSRGIDSSRISVIPNGVDPVASISMQEDDKFPPYFITLGRPVKRKGFSWLMQQVIPALQGNFKLLMVGPFDQRPTLKERLLNLLPAKLYHLSTLFLGHPTDQQEMRRLLKVYPEKIQHLGKVPFAQLKHLLANAQAFLMPNIHVPGDMEGFGLVCLEASSAGTIVVASELEGITSAITHNHNGLLLTSQDIDTWIGQLQSILDNPDYYQNLGQQFKNNTSADFSWDIMARSYCHTFVELCQNLQSNDKPSSFTNEESVRSNVLLA, from the coding sequence ATGTTTCCATCTGAAATAGAAATTTTGTTTATCAGCCATAAATATCCACCCGCGGTTGGGGGGATGGAAAAACAGAGCTTTGAACTCATTAATAATGCTGCACTCTATCTCAAAGTACATACAATCGTTTATGACAACGAAGAATCCATTTTGACGTTCTTCTTTCGCCTAAATCAACGTATCCTATCAAAAATTAAAGACAATCCTGGCATTCGGCTCCTTCATTTTAACGATGGATTAATTGCTGCTTTAGCATCTTTTCACAAGGGCTACGATCATCTAAAAAAAGTTGTCACCCTTCATGGCCTTGATATTGTTTTTCCATTTCCTTATTTCCAACGTAAAGTAATCCCCCGCTTCAATACATTTGATCAGGTTATTGCGGTCAGTCAGGCCACCGCCGAAGCCGCTCAATCGCGTGGCATTGATTCTTCCAGGATCTCAGTTATCCCAAATGGAGTAGATCCCGTGGCCTCGATATCAATGCAAGAAGATGATAAGTTCCCGCCTTATTTTATCACATTGGGAAGGCCTGTAAAGCGCAAAGGGTTCTCCTGGCTGATGCAGCAAGTCATTCCTGCCCTTCAAGGCAATTTCAAGCTCCTGATGGTAGGGCCATTTGACCAAAGACCAACCTTGAAAGAGCGTCTGCTCAATCTTTTACCAGCTAAACTCTACCATCTGTCCACCTTATTCTTGGGGCATCCAACTGATCAACAAGAAATGCGCAGATTATTGAAAGTCTATCCCGAAAAAATCCAGCATCTGGGGAAAGTTCCCTTCGCCCAATTAAAGCATCTTCTTGCAAATGCGCAGGCTTTCCTAATGCCCAATATTCACGTACCGGGAGATATGGAAGGTTTCGGTCTGGTTTGTCTTGAGGCATCTTCAGCGGGCACTATTGTCGTAGCCTCCGAATTGGAAGGAATCACGAGTGCAATTACACATAATCACAACGGCCTTTTGCTCACTAGTCAGGATATTGATACCTGGATCGGACAATTGCAATCCATTTTGGATAATCCCGACTATTATCAAAATCTTGGACAACAATTTAAGAACAATACCAGTGCAGATTTCAGCTGGGATATCATGGCCAGAAGCTATTGTCATACCTTCGTCGAACTCTGCCAAAACCTCCAATCAAACGACAAGCCTAGCTCATTCACAAATGAAGAATCCGTTCGTAGTAATGTTTTATTGGCTTAA
- a CDS encoding sterol desaturase family protein: MDTRRLNFLAFIIPLFLVLMLLEYWYSLKKQKRYYTFNESIANLNVGIVERMCDMFSVSLFYFFFMWIYQNFAIFHIEANLWTWILLFLFTDFLWYWYHRYSHEINLLWAAHVVHHQSEDYNFTVAARITIFQAVFRSLFWAFIPLLGFPPFMMTAILLVHGVYPFFSHTQTVGSLGILEKILVTPSHHRVHHSSNEIYLDKNYGDILIIWDKMFGTFIAEKKEEPCVYGLTKPIHRYTFLWQHFHYLFEIGLSFNRAMGFRNKMRTIFGRPDDIQPEIRDELEQKIFAGTKVQVHGKKLSQYIFFQSMLTMVLLFFFLFYGNYQNIVQLLVGGLFILCSVICIGGLLEHEKWVFPLEMLRLFLLLLFIAITFFSFPVLLVLSATTIIQLVFFKPIKHYYERILHL; this comes from the coding sequence ATGGATACAAGAAGACTTAATTTTTTAGCTTTTATTATCCCTTTGTTTTTGGTGTTGATGTTGTTGGAGTATTGGTATAGTCTGAAGAAACAAAAGCGATATTATACGTTTAATGAATCTATCGCTAATCTCAATGTCGGCATTGTCGAACGCATGTGCGATATGTTTTCGGTTAGCCTGTTCTACTTTTTTTTCATGTGGATCTACCAAAATTTTGCAATATTCCATATTGAAGCGAATCTTTGGACATGGATATTACTTTTTCTATTTACTGATTTTTTATGGTATTGGTATCATCGTTATAGTCATGAGATAAATCTACTATGGGCGGCACATGTGGTTCATCATCAAAGTGAAGACTATAATTTTACCGTTGCAGCAAGGATTACTATTTTTCAGGCAGTATTTCGTTCCTTGTTTTGGGCCTTTATTCCACTTTTAGGTTTTCCTCCTTTTATGATGACCGCAATCTTATTGGTTCATGGTGTGTATCCATTTTTTTCTCATACACAAACGGTGGGTAGTTTGGGTATTCTTGAAAAAATTCTTGTCACCCCATCTCATCACCGTGTACATCATAGTAGCAATGAGATTTATTTGGACAAGAACTACGGTGATATCTTGATTATTTGGGATAAAATGTTTGGAACTTTTATCGCTGAGAAGAAAGAAGAGCCCTGTGTTTATGGATTGACCAAACCCATTCATCGATACACGTTCCTTTGGCAGCATTTTCATTATCTTTTCGAAATAGGGCTGTCTTTTAATCGTGCAATGGGATTTAGAAACAAGATGCGGACGATATTTGGTCGTCCCGATGATATACAACCAGAAATTAGGGATGAGTTGGAACAGAAAATCTTTGCAGGAACCAAAGTTCAGGTACACGGAAAGAAATTGAGTCAATATATTTTTTTCCAATCGATGCTAACCATGGTACTTCTGTTTTTCTTTTTGTTTTATGGTAATTATCAAAATATTGTACAATTGCTTGTAGGTGGTCTCTTTATTCTGTGCAGTGTCATCTGTATCGGTGGATTGTTGGAACATGAGAAATGGGTCTTTCCGCTCGAAATGTTGCGTCTTTTTCTGTTGTTATTATTTATAGCAATTACCTTCTTTTCTTTTCCAGTACTACTTGTCCTCTCAGCAACCACCATCATTCAGTTGGTATTCTTTAAGCCAATAAAACATTACTACGAACGGATTCTTCATTTGTGA
- a CDS encoding ATP-binding cassette domain-containing protein, translating into MINVSNLSLRYGKRVLFEDVNLKFTPGNCYGIIGANGAGKSTFLKIISGEVDPSTGSVAFTPGERMSVLSQDHYAFDEYTVLETVMMGNQELYKIMKEKDAIYMKEDFSDADGERAGELESLFAEMDGWNAESNAATLLSSLGIKEELHYKLVSEIDGNQKVRVLLAQALFGNPDILILDEPTNDLDINTIAWLEDFLATYEAIVLVVSHDRHFLDAVCTHTVDIDFGKMTIYTGNYSFWYESSQLALKQRSDQNKKMEDKVKELQEFIRRFSANASKSKQATSRKKALDKINIDEIKPSNRKYPAIMFNTMNREPGDQTLQVEGLSKTVNGEVFFKDITFMINKGDKIAVLGPNSLITTAFYDIITGRDTDFGGEFKWGITITPADMPIENAAFFEGKNENLVDWLRDYTTNPEADEQFLRGFLGKMLFSGEEVMKKVSVLSGGEKMRCMFSRMMLQGANFLIFDEPTNHLDLESITALNNGLSDFKGSMLFTSRDHELTETVANRIIELTPKGIIDKLMTYDEYINSDVVKAQRAEMYK; encoded by the coding sequence ATGATTAACGTGTCAAATCTCTCCCTTCGTTATGGTAAACGTGTACTATTCGAAGATGTCAATTTAAAATTTACACCTGGCAACTGTTACGGCATTATTGGTGCCAATGGAGCTGGTAAATCTACTTTCTTAAAAATTATTTCTGGCGAAGTTGATCCCTCTACAGGTTCGGTGGCATTCACACCTGGCGAACGTATGTCTGTATTGAGTCAGGATCACTATGCTTTCGATGAATATACGGTATTAGAAACTGTCATGATGGGTAACCAAGAGCTTTACAAAATCATGAAAGAGAAAGACGCTATTTACATGAAAGAGGATTTCTCTGATGCAGATGGTGAACGTGCCGGTGAACTCGAAAGTCTTTTTGCAGAAATGGACGGATGGAATGCAGAATCCAATGCAGCTACGCTATTGAGTAGCTTGGGCATTAAAGAAGAGCTCCACTACAAGTTAGTCTCTGAAATTGATGGTAATCAAAAAGTACGTGTCTTATTGGCACAGGCACTCTTCGGTAATCCAGATATCTTGATTCTCGATGAGCCTACCAATGACTTGGACATCAATACAATTGCATGGTTGGAAGACTTTTTAGCTACTTATGAAGCAATTGTACTCGTTGTATCCCACGACCGTCACTTCTTGGATGCTGTATGTACACACACTGTCGATATTGACTTTGGTAAAATGACCATCTATACAGGTAACTACTCGTTCTGGTACGAATCTTCCCAATTAGCATTAAAACAACGTTCTGATCAAAACAAAAAGATGGAAGATAAGGTTAAGGAACTTCAGGAATTTATCCGTCGTTTCTCGGCCAATGCATCCAAATCAAAACAAGCGACTTCCCGTAAGAAAGCCTTGGATAAGATCAATATTGATGAGATCAAACCTTCCAACCGTAAATATCCTGCGATCATGTTCAATACCATGAACCGTGAACCAGGTGACCAAACATTGCAAGTAGAAGGTTTGAGCAAAACGGTCAATGGGGAGGTCTTCTTCAAGGATATCACATTTATGATTAATAAAGGAGATAAAATTGCGGTGTTGGGTCCTAATTCCCTAATCACAACAGCCTTTTACGATATTATCACAGGTAGAGACACTGACTTCGGTGGTGAATTCAAATGGGGTATTACCATCACTCCTGCCGATATGCCAATTGAAAATGCAGCGTTTTTTGAAGGCAAAAACGAAAATTTGGTCGATTGGTTAAGAGACTATACAACAAACCCTGAAGCGGATGAGCAGTTCCTACGTGGATTCTTAGGAAAAATGTTGTTCTCCGGTGAAGAAGTAATGAAAAAAGTTTCGGTGCTTTCCGGGGGTGAAAAAATGCGTTGTATGTTTTCAAGAATGATGTTACAGGGAGCTAACTTCTTGATTTTTGATGAACCAACCAACCACTTGGATCTGGAATCAATCACAGCATTGAACAATGGTCTATCAGACTTTAAAGGATCAATGTTATTCACATCCCGTGACCACGAGTTGACTGAGACTGTTGCAAATAGAATCATTGAATTAACACCAAAAGGAATCATCGACAAGTTAATGACGTATGATGAGTACATCAACAGCGATGTTGTCAAAGCACAACGTGCAGAGATGTATAAATAA
- the nhaA gene encoding Na+/H+ antiporter NhaA, producing MSKLINLTVFREFLKSSFAGGIILFSCVILALIVANTSLYGSVMDFLLREVGLETDNIHLKYSWLLWINDGLMAIFFLLVGLEIKREIIEGELSSVSKAVLPILAAVGGALLPAAIYFVINKDAADTAHGWGIPMATDIAFALAVITLLGNKVPASLKIFLAALAIVDDLLAILVIALFYSSGIHATYLFIALGIFAFLIILNKLGVKALWAYLIPGVFIWYFIHHSGIHATIAGVLVAMTLPTTPDEKESPLEKLEHLLTKPVNFIIIPLFAFANTLIPIHAEMVGGLTSKLGLGIIAGLIVGKSIGIFLICFIAKKLKIAQLPEGASWPQIFGVGLLGGIGFTMSIFISILSFDDAFLIEEAKFAVLIASLCAGILGYTILKLAGNSKNNLDSIS from the coding sequence ATGTCAAAACTTATTAATTTAACTGTATTCCGAGAATTTTTGAAATCTAGCTTTGCTGGTGGGATTATTCTGTTTTCCTGTGTTATCTTGGCACTCATTGTAGCGAATACATCACTATATGGATCGGTAATGGACTTTCTTCTTCGGGAGGTGGGACTTGAAACAGATAATATTCATTTAAAATATTCATGGCTGCTATGGATCAACGACGGGTTGATGGCTATTTTCTTTCTATTAGTAGGATTGGAAATCAAAAGAGAAATCATTGAGGGAGAATTATCTTCAGTAAGTAAAGCTGTTCTTCCAATTCTGGCAGCAGTAGGAGGGGCACTCCTGCCTGCGGCAATCTATTTTGTAATCAATAAAGATGCCGCCGATACCGCTCACGGATGGGGGATCCCAATGGCTACGGATATCGCATTTGCACTTGCTGTTATCACCCTTTTGGGAAATAAAGTTCCGGCTAGCCTCAAGATTTTTTTGGCTGCTTTGGCTATTGTGGATGATTTGCTTGCGATCTTAGTCATCGCTTTGTTCTATAGCAGTGGAATTCATGCGACCTATCTATTTATTGCACTGGGGATATTTGCTTTTCTGATCATTCTAAATAAACTTGGTGTAAAAGCCCTATGGGCCTATCTTATTCCCGGAGTATTCATTTGGTATTTTATCCATCATTCGGGCATTCATGCGACTATTGCCGGAGTTTTGGTTGCCATGACTTTACCCACTACGCCAGATGAAAAAGAATCTCCATTGGAAAAATTGGAGCATCTACTGACCAAGCCTGTGAATTTTATAATCATTCCTTTATTTGCATTCGCAAATACATTAATTCCAATTCATGCAGAAATGGTTGGTGGCTTAACATCCAAATTGGGACTAGGTATTATTGCAGGATTGATTGTAGGGAAATCAATTGGTATATTTTTAATATGTTTTATTGCAAAGAAATTGAAAATAGCACAGCTTCCAGAAGGTGCAAGCTGGCCACAGATATTCGGTGTTGGTTTGCTTGGAGGTATTGGTTTTACCATGTCTATCTTCATATCCATCTTATCTTTTGATGATGCCTTCTTAATTGAGGAGGCTAAATTTGCGGTACTCATTGCCTCCCTTTGCGCAGGTATATTAGGATATACGATATTGAAATTGGCTGGTAATTCCAAAAATAATCTAGACAGTATAAGCTAA
- a CDS encoding DEAD/DEAH box helicase, translating into MRFTEFGFVPELEEGLESMMFEEATPIQEQTIPIIKEGSDMIACAQTGTGKTAAYMLPILDAVARDAKESIRSIILVPTRELALQIDQQIMGMSYYTGATSISIYGGGDGMGYEQQKRAIREGVNIIVATPGRLISHLTSMKVDLTHLTHFVLDEADSMLDMGFQDDILRIVSYLPKKKQMLLFSATMPLKIRNFARKILYQPVEVNIAISKPSEGIDQRAYLVYDKQKMDLLKIILQDVNYVSVIIFASQKTTVKLLAQELQKQGIDAEGFHSDLEQAKREDIMSRFRSRQVRVLVGTDVISRGIDIVGISLVVNYDVPPDPEDYVHRIGRTARAATTGTAITFVNDKDQQRFSQIENLIGYPVEQIALPEGFEAGPEYNPAKKSGNPQNRRRFNKNKNKNYQKQKRA; encoded by the coding sequence TTGAGATTTACTGAATTTGGTTTTGTTCCGGAATTGGAAGAGGGCTTAGAAAGCATGATGTTTGAAGAGGCGACGCCTATTCAAGAGCAGACAATTCCCATCATAAAAGAAGGAAGTGACATGATTGCCTGTGCGCAGACGGGTACGGGTAAAACGGCAGCATATATGTTGCCAATTTTAGATGCTGTTGCTAGAGATGCAAAGGAATCTATTCGTTCGATTATCCTGGTCCCGACAAGGGAATTAGCCCTGCAAATAGATCAACAGATCATGGGCATGTCTTATTATACAGGAGCGACTTCCATCTCTATATATGGAGGTGGAGATGGAATGGGATATGAACAACAGAAACGAGCAATTCGAGAAGGGGTTAATATTATTGTTGCTACCCCCGGCCGATTGATCAGCCATCTTACTTCGATGAAAGTCGATTTAACTCATCTGACGCACTTCGTACTGGATGAAGCGGATAGCATGTTGGATATGGGCTTTCAAGATGATATATTGCGTATCGTCAGTTACTTACCCAAGAAGAAGCAAATGTTGCTTTTTTCGGCGACTATGCCTCTCAAGATCAGGAATTTTGCGAGAAAGATCCTTTATCAACCTGTTGAGGTCAATATTGCCATTTCAAAACCTTCAGAAGGTATAGACCAGCGCGCATATCTGGTATATGATAAGCAAAAAATGGATCTTTTGAAGATCATCTTACAGGACGTTAATTATGTTTCTGTTATCATTTTTGCTTCGCAAAAAACTACAGTTAAATTATTGGCGCAGGAGCTCCAAAAGCAGGGTATAGATGCAGAGGGTTTTCATTCAGATCTTGAGCAGGCTAAACGTGAGGATATCATGAGTAGATTTAGATCACGTCAGGTGCGGGTACTTGTGGGAACAGATGTTATCTCACGTGGTATCGACATCGTAGGTATCAGTCTGGTCGTAAACTACGATGTCCCACCGGATCCTGAGGATTATGTACACCGTATCGGACGTACTGCACGTGCAGCGACAACAGGTACAGCGATTACCTTTGTAAATGATAAAGATCAACAACGGTTTTCTCAGATCGAAAATCTGATCGGTTATCCCGTAGAACAAATCGCTTTACCGGAAGGCTTTGAAGCTGGGCCTGAATATAATCCGGCGAAGAAAAGCGGCAATCCACAAAATCGAAGACGTTTCAATAAGAACAAAAATAAAAATTACCAAAAACAGAAAAGAGCTTAA
- a CDS encoding lysylphosphatidylglycerol synthase transmembrane domain-containing protein: MGKLITSRQLIKAVFLLLILTSMVIFVIHSDLSALKKELSTIGYRFIFIVFTTLVAYLFGTLAWWVCLGSSKKKINILELFAVRQIGETVGLFNPTSIIAGDLLKAELITRYDIPLQPGLSAVAISRITAILSQLSIFLLAMIWLMLSPLKKEVMQYTGYAIYVVCVVLLLFVILIFYWLVSTKIPPKNNPADTSFVSKSKNQLQKLLWDTKDFYQQQNKVFWYSYLLFAIHWLIGSLEFYLILKFLAVDVRVIHGLILDMSVILFKSAGAFIPGQLGVEEISNKLLLSMIGISGGSIWLSVSLLRRGRQVFWTAIGAIFYLCIKRKTVHVSI; this comes from the coding sequence ATGGGCAAATTAATAACATCCCGTCAATTGATCAAAGCTGTCTTTTTACTTTTGATCTTGACATCTATGGTAATTTTTGTAATCCACAGTGATCTTTCTGCGTTGAAAAAAGAACTGTCAACGATTGGCTACCGCTTTATTTTTATCGTATTTACGACTTTAGTTGCCTATCTTTTTGGAACGCTAGCTTGGTGGGTTTGTCTAGGCTCTTCAAAAAAAAAGATCAATATTTTAGAACTTTTTGCCGTGCGTCAAATAGGCGAAACTGTTGGACTCTTTAATCCCACCAGTATTATTGCAGGCGATTTACTAAAAGCCGAGCTGATAACCCGCTATGACATCCCTTTACAGCCGGGACTCAGCGCTGTCGCCATCTCACGCATTACAGCCATACTTTCCCAATTAAGCATTTTCCTACTGGCCATGATCTGGCTGATGCTCTCCCCCTTAAAAAAAGAGGTGATGCAGTATACGGGATACGCTATCTATGTCGTATGCGTAGTCTTGCTGTTATTCGTAATTTTAATATTCTACTGGTTAGTTTCCACTAAAATACCTCCTAAAAATAACCCTGCTGATACTTCATTTGTATCGAAATCAAAAAATCAGCTCCAGAAATTACTTTGGGATACGAAAGACTTCTATCAACAACAAAATAAAGTATTTTGGTACTCCTACCTGCTGTTTGCGATACATTGGCTAATTGGTAGCCTAGAATTCTATCTGATCTTAAAATTTCTGGCTGTCGATGTCAGGGTTATTCACGGATTAATTTTAGACATGAGTGTCATCCTATTTAAGAGTGCAGGCGCATTTATTCCCGGTCAACTGGGCGTTGAGGAAATATCCAACAAACTACTGCTTAGCATGATTGGAATTTCTGGTGGAAGTATCTGGTTGAGTGTTTCTCTCCTGCGTCGTGGCCGCCAGGTATTCTGGACAGCTATTGGCGCTATATTTTATCTATGCATCAAAAGAAAAACCGTACATGTTTCCATCTGA